DNA sequence from the Schlegelella aquatica genome:
CGCGATGCACGAGGACATCTCGGCATTGGGCATCGAGCCGCCGACCCATGAGCCACGGGCCACGCAGTATGTGCCGCAGATGCTCGAGATGATCCGCAAGCTCGAGGACAAGGGGCTCGCCTACCGCGCCTCCAATGGCGACGTGAATTTCGCGGTGCGGCGCTTCCCCGGCTACGGCAGGTTGTCCGGCAAGTCGCTGGACCAGCTGCGTGCCGGCGAGCGCGTGGCCGTGGGCGAGGGCAAGGAAGATCCGCTGGACTTCGTGCTCTGGAAGGCGGCCAAGCCCACCGAGCCGGACGAAGCCAAGTGGGAGTCGCCCTTCGGCCGGGGACGTCCGGGCTGGCACATCGAGTGCTCTGCGATGAGCTGCGCGCTGCTCGGCGAACACTTCGACATTCATGGTGGCGGCATGGACCTGCAGTTCCCGCACCACGAGAACGAGATCGCGCAAAGCGAGGGCGCCACAGGCAAGCCCTTCGTCAACGTGTGGATGCACAACGGCTTCCTCAATGTCGACAACGAGAAGATGTCGAAGTCGCTCGGCAATTTCTTCACCATCCGCGACGTGCTCAAGCGCTACGACGGCCAGACGCTGCGTTTCGCGATGCTGCGCACCCACTACCGCAGCCCCTTCAACTACAGCGACACGAGCCTGGAGGACGCGCGGCACGGCCTGACCCGCCTGTACACGGCGCTCGACACCGTGCCCCCGGCCGAGGGTGTCGGCATCGACTGGCAAGAACCGCACGCCGCGCGCCTGAGGGCGGCGATGAACGACGACTTCAACACGCCCGAGGCCATCGCGGTGTTGTTCGACCTCGCCTCCGAGGTGAACAAGACCCGCTCGCCGCAGACGGCAGGCCTGCTCAAGGCGCTGGCCGGCACCCTCGGACTGCTGCAAGGCGCGCCGCGGGAGTTCCTGCAAGGCGGCTCCGGGGTGGACGAGGCCTACATCCAGTCGCGCATCGAAGCGCGCTCCCAGGCCAAGCGCGAGAAGAACTACGCCGAGGCCGACCGCATCCGCGAGGAGCTCGCGGCACAGGGCATCGTGCTGAAGGACACTCCGACGGGCACCACCTGGGTCAAGGCGTAGCGACATGCGCAAGGGCGTCACTCCGGAGTATTGGGACGAGGCCTGCAGGCACTTGGTCAAGCGCGACCGGGTGATGCGCAAGCTCATCCCCCAGTTTGGCGAGGCACGGCTGCAAAGCCGCGGCGACGCGTTCACGACGCTGGCCCGCTCCATCGTCGGTCAGCAGATCTCCGTCAAGGCCGCGCAGTCCGTGTGGGACCGCTTCGCCGCGCTCCTGCCCGGGCCGTCGACGCGCATTTCGCCGGCCCAGGTGCTCGATCTGCCGCTGGAGGCCCTGAGGGCTGCAGGGCTGTCCGCGCGCAAGGTGGAGTACCTGCGCGACCTGGCTTCGCACTTCGCCAGCGGGGCGGTCCACGTGCGCCAGTGGTCCTCGATGGACGACGAGCAGATCATCGAGGAGCTGGTCGCGATCCGCGGCATCGGCCGCTGGACGGCGGAGATGTTCCTGATCTTCCATCTGATGCGGCCGAACGTGCTGCCGCTGGACGATCTGGGCCTGCTGCGCGGTATCAGCCTGAACTACTTCAGCGGCGAGCCCGTCTCGCGGGCCGAAGCCCGGGAGGTGGGCGAGGCCTGGGCCCCGTTTCGCTCGGTGGCCACATGGTACATTTGGCGCAGCCTCGACCCACTGCCGGTGGAATATTGACAACGATCATCGAGGCCTTCGTCTTCATTGACGGGGATCACTTGGGATGAGCAAGAAACACTTCCTCGAGTTCGAGCAACCGATCGCCGAACTCGAAACCAAGATCGACGAACTGCGTTACGTGCAGAACGAGTCGGCAGTCGACATCTCCGAAGAGATCGACAGGCTCAGCAAGAAGAGCCTGCAGCTCACGAAGGAGATCTACGCCAAGCTCACGCCCTGGCAAGTCACGCAGATCGCGCGACACCCCCAGCGGCCCTACACCCTGGACTACGTCAACGAGATCTTCACGGACTTCCAGGAGTTGCACGGGGATCGCCATTTCGCCGACGACCAATCCATCGTCGGAGGTCTGGCCCGCTTCAACGGGCAGGCCTGCATGGTCATCGGCCACCAGAAGGGCCGCGACACGAAGGAACGCGCGATGCGCAACTTCGGCATGTCGCGCCCCGAGGGCTACCGCAAGGCGCTGCGCCTCATGAAGCTGGCCGAGAAGTTCGGCCTGCCGGTGTTCACCTTCGTGGACACGCCCGGCGCCTATCCAGGCATCGGCGCGGAGGAGCGGGGTCAGTCGGAAGCGATCGGCCGCAACATCTTCGAGATGGCGCAACTCGAAGTCCCGATCATCGCGACCATCATCGGCGAGGGCGGCTCTGGCGGCGCGCTGGCGATCGCCGTGGCGGACCAGGTGCTCATGTTGCAGTACTCGGTCTATTCGGTCATTTCTCCCGAAGGCTGCGCGTCCATCCTCTGGAAGACGGCCGACCGCGCGAGCGAGGCGGCCGAGGCATTGGGCATCACCGCGCACCGCCTCAAGGCGCTTGGTCTGATCGACAAGATTGTCAACGAGCCCGTCGGTGGCGCGCATCGCGATCCCAAGCAGATGGCAGCCTACCTCAAGCGCGCACTGAGCGATTCGCTTCGCCAGGTGGCCGACTTGCGCACCAAGGAGCTGCTGCAGCGCCGCTACGAGCGGCTGCAGAGCTACGGGCGCTTCACCGACACCAAAGAGCACTGATGTCGTCCCCGGTCGCCGCGCCCGCTACGGTCGCGGTGGCCTACAGCGGCGGCCGCGACTCGACCGCCTTGCTGCATGCCACCGTGAGGGTGGCCCGCGAGCAGGGCTACCAGGTGGTGGCGCTTCATGTGCACCACGGGCTGCAGCCCGCAGCGGACGAGTGGCTTTCCCACTGTGAGGAGACCTGCCGGCGCTGGCGCCAGCGCGGCGGGCCGATCACGTTCGCGCATGAGCGTCTGCCGCTGAACCTCGGCCCAGGCCAGAGTGTGGAGGCCGAGGCCCGGCGCGCGCGCTACGAGGCGCTGGCTCGCATGGCGAAGGCGCACGGGGCGAGTGTGGTGATGCTGGCCCACCATCGAGGCGATCAGGCCGAGACCTTCCTCCTGCAGGCTTTGCGCGGAGCAGGGGTGGCTGGATTGGCGGCCATGCCGCGTGAGGTCGATCGCGAGGGGGTGCGGTGGTTGAGGCCGTGGCTGGATCGGCCCCGCTCGCAGATCGAGGCGTACGTGCGGCTGCACGGCTTGAGCTACATCGACGACACGAGCAACGCCGACCCTCGCTATGCCCGCAACCGGCTGCGCCTGCACGCCTGGCCGGCGCTGGCCGCCTCGTTTCCTCAGGCGGAGCAGGGCCTGGCCCGCGCCGCCGCCTGGTGCGCCGAGGCCGCCGAATGCGCGCAGGCGCTGGCGGCCTTGGATCTGCAAGCCGTTTCGGGGGCGGAAGGTCTGTCGCGCTCGGCATTGGTCGCGCTCGGGCCGGCGCGCGCGCGCAACGCCTTGCGCGCTTGGTACCGGCAGGCCACAGGTGTGCCGCTTCCTGCGCAGGCGTTGGATCGTCTCTGGCACGAGTCGGGCGAGGGAGTGTCCGCGCGCGTCTGGACGCTCCCCGCCGCCGTGGTCCGGCTCTATCGCGACAGGTGGTCGCTGGAGCCCCTTCACGAGGGTGCTTCTGCCGCGGCGAGTGGGAGCGACCGTGCGCTGGAACCGGCAGCGGGGCTGCCGATGCAGGTCCCCTTGGCGGCGCAGGGCAGTGTGGACTTACCGCAGTGGGTGGCGCGGCTGACGGTCAGCACGCCGCGCGACGAGGGGGACAAGGCCCTCAGCGTGCCGCGCGAGCTGCTCGAGACCGTGGAGCTTCGGCCCCGGCAAGGCGGCGAGACGTTCCAGCTCGGCCCGGGCCGCCCCCCCCGCAGCTTGAAGAAGCAGTACCAGGCGGCGGGCGTGCCCGCCTGGGCGCGGCGGGCTCCGTTGGTCTATGCCGGCGATCTGCTGGTGTTCGTCCCCGGTCTCGGCGTGGACGCCCGGGCCGCGGCGTTGCCCGGTCCCCACCGGCTGTGCATCGCTTGGGAGCCCTTCGGGCAAGACTAGCGTGCCCGAGCGCCAGCCTCGCGTCAGCTGGATTGCTGCACTGCAAGGCTACAATTGCCGGTTCGCGACCGCGGCGCGAACCCCTTCGTCCACCCATCCGCGCACCCAACTCCCATGGCATTGATCGTTCACAAATACGGCGGCACGTCGATGGGCTCGACCGAGCGCATCCGCAACGTTGCCAAGCGGGTCGCCAAGTGGCACCGTGCCGGCCACCAGATGGTCGTGGTGCCCTCGGCCATGAGCGGCGAGACCAACCGGCTGCTGGCGTTGGCCAAAGAGCTGGCACCCGCCACGCACACCACCGAGTACGCCCGCGAGCTGGACATGATCGCCGCCACCGGCGAGCAGGTGTCCGTGGGCCTGCTGTCGATCGCCTTGCAGGCCGAGGGCCTGCAGGCGGTGAGCTATGCCGGCTGGCAGGTGCCGATCAAGACCGACTCCGCCTACACCAAGGCGCGCATCGAGAGCATCGACGACGCGCGGGTGCGCGCAGACCTGGCCGCGGGCAAGATCGTCATCATCACAGGCTTCCAGGGCGTGGATGCGCAGGGCAACATCACCACGCTGGGACGCGGCGGCTCCGACACTTCCGCGGTGGCCGTCGCCGCGGCGATGAAGGCCGACGAATGCCTCATCTACACCGACGTGGACGGGGTCTACACGACCGACCCGCGCATCGTGCCCGAGGCGCGCCGCTTGCACACGATCAGCTTCGAAGAGATGCTGGAGATGGCGAGCCTGGGCTCGAAGGTGCTGCAGATCCGCTCGGTCGAGTTCGCGGGCAAGTACCGCGTGCCGTTGCGCGTGCTGTCCAGCTTCACGCCCTGGGACATCCCGATCGAGGAAGAGGCCAAGTCGGGCACCCTGATCACCTTTGAGGAAGACGAGAAAATGGAAAAAGCCGTTGTGTCGGGCATCGCCTTCAACCGCGACGAAGCCAAGATCACCGTCATGGGCGTGCCGGACAAGCCCGGCATTGCGTACCAGATCCTCGGCGCCGTGGCGGATGCGAACATCGACGTGGACGTGATCCTGCAGAACGTCTCGCACGAGGGCAAGACCGACTTCTCGTTCACCGTCCACCGCAACGACTACGCCAAGACCATCGACCTGCTCAACAGCAAGGTGGTCCCGGCGCTCGGCGCCGAGAAGGTCGTGGGCGATCCCAAGATCTGCAAGGTCTCGATCGTCGGCATCGGCATGCGATCGCACGTGGGCGTGGCCGCCACGATGTTCCGTGCGTTGAGCGAAGAGGGCATCAACATCCAGATGATCACCACCAGCGAGATCAAGACGAGCGTGGTGATCGACGAGAAGTACATGGAGCTGGCGGTGCGCGCGCTGCACAAGGCCTTCGACCTCGACCAGGACGCCGCCTGAAGGTGACGCGCCGCGTCCAAGGGTGTGGATCTCGCATCTTCGGCCTGCTTGTACACGCCAAGCGTTCACGAACCGGTTTCGCAGTTGCGAGTTTCGCGGTTAGAATGTGCGACTCACGCCGATTTCCGGCTGGAGACGTGACCGAGAGGCCGAAGGTGCTCCCCTGCTAAGGGAGTATGGGGTCAAAAGCTCCATCGAGGGTTCGAATCCCTCCGTCTCCGCCAACCCTGGACGCGGCAATGACCGTGACAGACGGCCAGACCCTCTACAAAAGAGCCCCGACGAACGGGGCTTTTTTGTGCGCGTTTGACCGCTGCGCTGTTTGACACCCGGCAGCAAGAGGGGCAGACCGGCACGCGCGCTTTCCGGTACGCCCGGGCCTGTGGCCTCGAGCGCAACCCAGGGGCGGACCTCCCGGCTGGTCGATGCTACCGGCGCAGAAGGAAGCCTCGCTACGCCCTAGATTTGAAGGTTCAATAGGTTGTTTCGGGTGTTCACCCGAACGTAGGCGTCCGGGATGTCATCTTGACTGGTTCGTGCCGGCGCTCGTCCTTATATCTTTGCCCCCGGGGGGGCGCCCCACCCCCCACGGGGGTGTCGGGAGCGTTTGCCGTTCGTCAATGAGGTGGTCGTGTCCCGACGTACCGTGAACGCATTCCCCGGAATCAAGGAGCACGTATGTCGAACGAGACGCCCTTCATATGGCATGAGTTGGTCACTCCCGATCAGCCGACGAGCGGAAGCTTCTTTCGCGAGTTGTTCGGTTGGACCTCCAGGGAAGTAGACGCAGGGCCCTTCGGCGTCTACACGCTGTTCCAGAGCGATGGTCGGGATGTCGCAGGGATGATGAACCCGACGCCTGACACCTCGGGTTCCGGCTCCTATTGGCACTCCTACATTGCCGTGGACGATGTCGACGAATGTGCTCGACGTGCCCAGGCATTGGGTGGGAGGACGCTGGTAGCTCCGCATGACGTACCAGCGTTTGGTCGTGTGTGCGCCGTCGCCGATCCGACCGGTGCGGTTGCGCACCTGGTGCAGCCCCGGCCTGCTGAGGCGCGAGACTGAAGCCGTCTGGCGCCACCCCGCGCCACGGCCTCCCAGCTACAGACCGACGAAGGCCAAGCCGCGTACCAACGTCGCAAGTGGATCGCCGAGCCACCGAACGGCTGGATCAAGAAAGTGCCGGGATTGCGGCAGTTCAGCCTGCGCGGGCTGCACCGCGTGCGAGTCCAGCGGAAGCTCCTGTGCTTGGCGCTGAATCTGCGGCCCATGCCCGTGACCGCCGTGATGGCCGGGACTTGAGCGGCCCTGTCAGCACGACGGTGCCGGCCCAGGGCGGTGGGGCGCGCAGGCGCCGGACATCAAGGAGGAGGCGGCGGCCACCGGCCTGCGCCGGGGGACAGTCCGGCGACTGCGGGCCCCGCCGCCCTGGGCTCGCTCGACCTTTCATCGAGCCTCGAACACCGCTTCGGCCTTGTAGCCCGTGTCGGCCAGCGCCTGCTCGGGCGGCACGCCCAGGTGGTCCTTGACCGCCTGCAGCAGCTGGACAACTGGGCTGCTCGATGGCGCTGAGGGTCAACTCGGCGGCCGAAGCTTTGCTGTTCATTGGTGCTTGTGATCGCCGTGCGCGCCAGGCGCCGGTGCACCGTTTTCGGCTTGGGGCATTTCCACTTTGACCTCCACGGTCACCTCGCCTGCTTTCTCGAAGCGAAGCGTCATCGGCACGCTCTCGCCCAGCTTGAGAGGCGCTTTGAGGCCCATGAACATGATGTGCAGGCCACCGGGCTGCAGCTTCACGTTCTGGCCCGCCGGGATGTCGATGGCGCCCACCTCGCGCATCCGCATCACGTTGCCTTCCAGCGTCATCGTGTGCAGCTCGACGGACGCTGCGACCGGTGAAGCGGCGGAAAGCAGTTTGTCGGGGCTGGTGCCGCGATTCGTGAGGCTGAGGAAAGCGCCGCCGGCGCGCTGGCCGGGCACCGTCGGCCGTGCCCAAGGGTGGCCCACCTCGATGTCTCCGGCGCGGTAGCTGTGCGCCATCGAATGGGTCGCGAGCAGTGCGACCAGGACAACGGCGAGGGTGCGGAAGGGGCGGATGAACGAAGAATTCATGTCGTGGTGTGGAATTGGAAGACAAGGAACGCGGGGCACGACGCGCGAAGCGCGACGAGGGCTTCGCGCGACGGCCGGCTCGCAGCAGGCGATGAGGTGCACTGCACCGAAGGCGACGGCACGCCTCGCACGCGCGGGCGTAGCGACGCCGGTGGCATCAGGCCGCGGGCGGCCCTTGCTGGCGGCCGGCCATCCAGGCCCGCACCCGATCGAGAGTTTGCGTGGGGCAAGAGTGCAGCCGGTACTCGCCGGGCCCAGCCTGGGGTGCGGCCCGCGTGAGCGGTGCCGACGGAGGGGCGAGCACCAGCACCGAGAGCGGGCAGGGGTCACTCCAGGAGCCGGAGTCCGGCGCAGGGTCTTGCGAGTCGTCGTTGCCGGCGGCGGGAGCGATCAGGCGGACGCCATAGACGGTGCAGACCTCGACCAGCGGCTGTCCTTGCGCACGAGCCGCCGCTGCCGCGAGGACCGGCATGGCCGCCTGCCACACGAGCAGGCACGCCAGCCAAGTGGCCCAGCGGGCCAGGGTGGAACGCGCACGACGGATCACGCTTGCCATTGTGCCGAAAAGAACGCGCCGTCAAGAACTGCCGGAACCGCTGCAGCCTCACTCGGGGTACCGCCCGGAGTAGGCCTCCCGTTCGAGATGACGCGATCCGGATGAAGCGGTCCGGCAGGCCCTCGCGCCCTCTGTTCGTCGGGCATCGAAGATGCTCGGACCTGGTGCCCGCAGAGAGTCGCTGCGCCAGCGGATCGGCGCGCCGAGCCTCAGTGAGGGTTGCTGGTCCCGAAGCGCCTTGGCGCGGCGACTTGCGCTGCCGGCGGACGAACCGTTGCTGCTTGCGGGGTCGATCATGGGCCCTCATGCCCGTGCGCCGTCGCTGCCGTCTGCGGTCGGCGCGTTCCGGCTGGGCCGCGCGAGGGGCGGTATTGACCCAACCCGAGGAAGAGCACGGGTGGGGCCGCTAGACTGCCAGGGGTGGGTGCACAGCCGAGCGACATTCCCGTTATTGAAGACCGAAGCCGCCAACCATGACGATACACATCGAGCCCTTCTTCGATTCGCGCACCTCGACGTGGAGTTACGTGGTGCACACCAATGATGCGCCGCAGGCGGTCGTGATCGACCCCGTGCTCGATTTCGATTCCAAATCGGGGCGGGTGTGGACGGAGTCGGTGGAGCGGCTGAGCGGCTATCTGCAGTCGAAGGGGCTGCGGCTGGAATGGGTGCTCGAAACCCATGCGCACGCGGATCACCTTTCTGCGGCGCATTGGCTGCGCGAACGGTTTGGTGCACGGGTCGGCATCGGCGCGGAGATTTGCCGGGTGCAGAAGGTATTCGCGGGCATCTTCAACCTGGGGCCCGGCTTTGCCACTGACGGGCGCCCATTCGACGCCTTGTTCCACGACGGCCAGGTGCTGGAAGCAGGACCGCTGCGCATCGAAGTGCTGCATGTGCCCGGTCATACTCCTGCCGATGTGGCCTACCGGGTGGAGGACGCGGTATTCGTCGGCGATACGCTGTTCATGCCGGACGTCGGCACGGCGCGCGCGGATTTTCCCGGGGGTGACGCCCACATGCTGTACCGCTCCATCAGGCGCCTGTTGAGCTTGCCCGGAGAAACCCGCTTGTTTCTGTGCCACGACTACCCGCCGGGCGAGCGCGCGCCTTGCGGCGTCACGACCGTGGCGGCCCAACGTGCGCACAACATCCATGTGCGCGACGGTATCGGCGAGGACGAGTTCGTGGCGATGCGCTCGGCCCGGGATGCCACCCTGGAGATGCCGGCGTTGCTGCTGCCTTCGATCCAAGTGAACATTCGCGCGGGGGAGTTGCCCGAGCGGGAGCCGAACGGCCGCCGCTACCTCAAGTTGCCACTGAATGCCTTCGGCGCACCGGGGTGGGACGGCTGAGAGCGCTGCGGGATGCGAAAACCCCGCGACGGCGGGGTTTGAGGGGGGCAAGGCAGAGACAGGCGCGGACTCAGACGGCGAGATCCTCGAGCTTCTTGCCCGAGGCGAGGGCCTGTTCGACCCACTTGGGTTGACGGCCGCGGCCCGTCCAGGTTTCACCGGTGGCGGGGTTGCGGTACTTGGGGGGCACCTTGCTTCCTTTGGTGGACGCGGGCTTGGCCGGGGCCTTGCCGCCGAGGTCGGCAAGCGTGATGCCGTATTGCGCCATCAGAGACTTGATCTTCGCGATCGCGTCGGCCAATTCCTGTTTGCGGGCCGCTTCGATTTGCTTTTCGAGTTCGGCCTTCTGGGCGAGGAGTTCCTGGTAGGTGGGCATATGCGCTCGAATAGGGGTTGGGATTCGGGGATAAACGCGCGCCGATAATATCCCAGCCATTCGCGCGACGGCAACCCGCGCGCGACCCTTGTGGCGAAACGCGGGTAAGTCCGAACAGACCTTCAGCCGCAGCCCTGAAAAATGAACGCCGGCCCGCGGCCGGCGTTGCGATTCACAAATCGTCGGATGATTTGCGGCTGATTACTTGAAGCCGACCCGGTCGAGGATTTGCTGGACCTTGGCCTGGTTGGCGCCGACCACCGAGATCGGGATCAGTTCGGTCTTGAATTCTCCCAGGCTCTCCAGCGCCGGATTGGGCGCCTTGACCGTCCTCACGACGGGGTATTCGTTGTTACCGTTGGCGAAGTACACCTGGGCCTGGTCGCTGGCGAGATATTCCAGGAACTTGACCGCCGCTTCGCGATTCTTGGCGTGCCGCGCGACCGCGCCGCCCGCGATATTGACGTGGGTGCCCCAGCTCTGCTGGTTGGGGAAGACGACGGCGACCTTCTCCATCACCTCTCGATCCTCGGGCTTGTTCGAGCGCATCAGCCGGGCGACGTAATAGCTGTTGGAGATGGCGACGCCGCATTCCCCGCTGGCCACGGCCTTGATCTGGTCGGTGTCACCGCCCTTCGGTTCACGCGCCATGTTGGCCACGACGCCGCGGGCCCAGGCTTCGGTCTTCTCGGGGCCGAGGTGCTCCATCAGCGAACCGATGAGGGAGAGGTTGTACGGGTGGGAACCCGAGCGGGTGCAGACCTTGCCCTTGTTCTTCGGGTCGGCCAGTTCCTCGTAGGTGTCGACGTCGTCGCGCTTGATCTTGGCTTTGTTGTAGACGATGACGCGCGCGCGTGTCGAGAGACCGAACCACTGGGAGCCCTGGCCCTTGTCGTCGCCGCGCAGGGTGGCCGGGATGCGGTCTTCCAGCAGCTTGGACTTGACCGGCTGGAAGAGGCCGTCCTGCTCGGCGCGCCAGAGCCGCGCGGCATCGACGAGCAACACGACATCGGCCGGGCTCGCTGCGCCCTCGCTCTTGAGGCGAGCGAGGATGCCCGCGTCGTCGGCGTCCACGCGGTTGATCTTGATGCCGGTGGCCTTGGTGAAGTTGTCGTACAGGGCTTCGTCGGTTTGATAGTGGCGGGCCGAATAGAGGTTGAGGACCTTGTTGTCTTGGGCCGCCACAGGGGCCGCGGCGAGGACGGCGGCCACGATGGTCAACGGGGCAACGATACGTTGGAACATGCAGACTCCTCGATAAAGGCGAGGAGATTGTAGCCGCGAACAAGAATGATTCTCAAAAGCATGACGTTCTGTGCGGGGAATGCGAACGCCGGCTTTGCGTCAGATCAGTACGGCCAGGGGCATGCAATTCGCGGCGACGAGGGGCCGCACCCTGGTATTGGGCGGAAGGGCTGTTGCCCGCGGCAGATGCGGGCGCCGAGAGGGCGCACCAGCGGGCGCCAAGTGGGGGACCCTTCGGGGCGCCAAGGGGGGGCCTGCGGGCGCCAAGGGGGCGGACTGTGCGGGCGCCGAGGGGGCGGACTCGCTGCGAGGGTCGAGTCCGGTACCGACGTGGGGTCAGTTGGACGGCGGCACGTAACCGGCGGGTTGGTCGGCCCCTTCGCCGAAGAAGAAGCGCTCCATCTGGCGAGCAAGGTACTGACGGGCGCGGGCATCGGCGAGGTTCAGGCGGTTCTCGTTGACCAGCATGGTCTGGTGGCGCAGCCAGGTCTGCCAGGCCTCCTTGCTGACGTTCTCGTAGATGCGCTTGCCCAGTTCGCCGGGATACGGCGGGAAGTCGAGCCCCTCGGCTTCCTTTTTGAGGTAGACACATTGGACGGTGCGGGGCATGGGGAACTCCTTGAGTCGTTTCGTCGTCGTCGCCTTCAGACCAGGCGTTTGACCAGAACCTGGGACCGGCGGTCCCAGTTGTACTTGCGCTTGCGGGCCTCGGGCAGCCAGTCGGGATCCACGGGCTGAAAACCCCGCCGGATGAACCAGTGCATGGTCCGCGTCGTGAGCACGAAGATGCTCTCGAGGCCCATCGCCTTGGCGCGTTGCTCGATGCGCTTGAGAATGCGCTCGCCGTCGCCCTGGCCTTGCACCTCGGGCGAGACGGTGAGCGCGGCCATCTCTCCGGTTCGCGCTTCGGGGTAGGGGTAGAGCGCCGCGCAGCCGAAGATCACGCCATCGTGCTCGATCACGGTGTAGTAGCCGATGTCGCGCTCGATCTCGGTGCGAGAACGTTTGACGAGTGTGCCGTCGCGCTCGAACGGCTCGATGAGTTGGAGGATGCCGCCCACGTCATCGGCCGTCGCTTCGCGCAGGCTTTCGAGCTTCTCATCGACGATCATCGTGCCGATGCCATCGTGGGTGTAGATCTCCATCAGCAGCGCGCCGTCCACCGCGAAGGGCAGGATGTGCGAGCGCTCCACACCGGCGCGGCAAGCCTTGACGCAGTGCTGCAGGTAGAACGCGGTGTCCGTGGGCTGCGTGGGATTGGGCAGCGAAGCCAGCAGCCGCTCGGCGTCGGCCAGCGCCAGTTCGGTGTCGATGGGGCTTTCCGGGTCGTCCAGCTTCTCGCGGATGCCGGGCACTTCGGTCAGGAAGACGAGCTTGTCCGCCTGCAAGGCGATCGCCGTGCTGGTGGCGACGTCTTCCATCGAGAGATTGAACGCCTCGCCGGTGGGGGAAAAGCCGAAGGGCGACAGCAGCACGATGGCACCGGTGTCGAGGGCCCGCCGGATGGCTGCGGCGTCCACCTTGCGCACGATGCCGCTGTGCATGAAGTCCACGCCGTCCACGACGCCCACGGGGCGGGCGGTGAGGAAGTTGCCCGAGATGATGCGCACGGCGGCGTTGGCCATCGGGGTGTTGGGCAGCCCCTGCGAGAACGACGCCTCGATCTCGAAGCGCAGTTGGCCGGCGGCCTCCTGTGCGCAGTCGAGGGCGACGGCGTCGGTGA
Encoded proteins:
- a CDS encoding oxidative damage protection protein, which gives rise to MPRTVQCVYLKKEAEGLDFPPYPGELGKRIYENVSKEAWQTWLRHQTMLVNENRLNLADARARQYLARQMERFFFGEGADQPAGYVPPSN
- the argA gene encoding amino-acid N-acetyltransferase; amino-acid sequence: MSLVFPHTFVPWFRAVAPYIHAYRGKTFVVAMSGEGIAAGRLNAFVQDLSILHAMGIHIVFVYGFRPQINEQLAAKGQTSRFSHGMRITDAVALDCAQEAAGQLRFEIEASFSQGLPNTPMANAAVRIISGNFLTARPVGVVDGVDFMHSGIVRKVDAAAIRRALDTGAIVLLSPFGFSPTGEAFNLSMEDVATSTAIALQADKLVFLTEVPGIREKLDDPESPIDTELALADAERLLASLPNPTQPTDTAFYLQHCVKACRAGVERSHILPFAVDGALLMEIYTHDGIGTMIVDEKLESLREATADDVGGILQLIEPFERDGTLVKRSRTEIERDIGYYTVIEHDGVIFGCAALYPYPEARTGEMAALTVSPEVQGQGDGERILKRIEQRAKAMGLESIFVLTTRTMHWFIRRGFQPVDPDWLPEARKRKYNWDRRSQVLVKRLV
- a CDS encoding Fe(3+) ABC transporter substrate-binding protein yields the protein MFQRIVAPLTIVAAVLAAAPVAAQDNKVLNLYSARHYQTDEALYDNFTKATGIKINRVDADDAGILARLKSEGAASPADVVLLVDAARLWRAEQDGLFQPVKSKLLEDRIPATLRGDDKGQGSQWFGLSTRARVIVYNKAKIKRDDVDTYEELADPKNKGKVCTRSGSHPYNLSLIGSLMEHLGPEKTEAWARGVVANMAREPKGGDTDQIKAVASGECGVAISNSYYVARLMRSNKPEDREVMEKVAVVFPNQQSWGTHVNIAGGAVARHAKNREAAVKFLEYLASDQAQVYFANGNNEYPVVRTVKAPNPALESLGEFKTELIPISVVGANQAKVQQILDRVGFK